The Paenibacillus sp. J23TS9 genome includes a window with the following:
- a CDS encoding C40 family peptidase, translating into MINIKKSLLGCLLVSAAVSTAIILPAGPKAEAAAASTQKSVHSQTGIIQASVRLRDKPSMSSQVLGYLKSGEQVTILEESTSYFYKVKTLSGQVGYTSSANQYIVVNSGSGSTTKPGNGSSSPAPVVPPASSNVSATIEQVIQTGMKYLGTPYEYGSDRNQTNTFDCSAFTRQIFKEAAGIVLPADSRQQGTWVKQNSNAVYNTDKLKRGDLVFFMTYNGSKASDYEGVNVNEERITHVAVYLGDGKLLHTYSEKAGGVVVTDFSSSWKLRFLYGGSVIK; encoded by the coding sequence ATGATTAACATCAAGAAAAGCTTGCTCGGATGCCTGCTTGTTTCCGCTGCGGTTTCCACCGCTATCATACTGCCTGCAGGTCCCAAGGCTGAAGCTGCTGCAGCGAGTACACAAAAGAGTGTCCATTCCCAAACCGGCATTATTCAGGCCAGTGTCAGATTAAGGGACAAGCCATCCATGTCGAGTCAGGTACTGGGATATTTGAAAAGTGGAGAGCAAGTAACGATACTTGAAGAAAGCACATCTTATTTTTATAAAGTAAAAACCTTGTCGGGCCAAGTTGGGTATACCAGCTCCGCTAATCAATACATAGTCGTGAATTCGGGTTCTGGATCGACTACCAAACCGGGTAACGGTTCCAGTTCGCCTGCACCGGTGGTGCCGCCAGCCAGTTCCAATGTCAGCGCTACGATTGAGCAGGTCATTCAGACTGGTATGAAATACCTCGGAACTCCTTACGAATACGGTTCGGACCGGAACCAGACGAATACCTTCGACTGCTCGGCATTCACCCGTCAGATTTTCAAAGAAGCAGCTGGCATTGTACTGCCTGCGGATTCCCGCCAGCAGGGAACCTGGGTGAAGCAAAACAGCAATGCTGTGTATAATACCGATAAGCTCAAACGCGGGGATCTTGTGTTTTTTATGACCTATAATGGCTCGAAGGCTTCGGACTACGAGGGGGTTAACGTCAATGAGGAACGGATTACTCATGTCGCTGTTTACCTCGGTGACGGGAAATTGCTGCATACGTATTCTGAGAAAGCAGGGGGAGTTGTAGTGACTGATTTCAGCAGCTCATGGAAACTCCGCTTTCTGTATGGCGGCAGCGTGATTAAATAG
- a CDS encoding cation diffusion facilitator family transporter, which yields MVDIYDDIRKGERGAWVSIAAYLVLSSFKLVSGYVFASSALLADGFNNVTDIVASIAVLIGLRISQKPPDSDHAYGHFRAETVAALIASFIMAMVGIQVLVDAVRSLFAGREVEPNLWAAGIAVVCAVCMYGVYRYNKRLAKQINNQALMAAAKDNFSDALVSIGAAVGIVGAQFGLPWLDVAAAFVVGLLICKTAWDIFRDSTYRLTDGFDQAELKDLRSAIGRTPGVEGIKDVKARVHGNHVLVDVVIEVDPHLSIIEGHRISDEIEERLTDMHNIMNVHVHVEPKDLDLFEPGRHSNMMKK from the coding sequence ATTGTGGATATATATGATGATATAAGAAAAGGGGAGCGGGGAGCCTGGGTCAGCATAGCCGCTTATCTAGTTCTTTCCTCTTTCAAGCTTGTGAGCGGTTATGTATTCGCATCGAGTGCGCTGCTTGCCGATGGTTTCAACAATGTGACTGATATTGTAGCTTCAATTGCCGTCCTGATCGGGCTCCGAATCTCCCAGAAGCCGCCGGATTCTGACCATGCCTACGGGCATTTTCGGGCAGAGACGGTTGCAGCTCTCATTGCTTCATTTATTATGGCGATGGTCGGCATTCAGGTTCTCGTCGATGCGGTACGCTCCTTATTTGCAGGCCGGGAAGTCGAGCCAAATCTGTGGGCGGCCGGGATAGCGGTAGTTTGTGCGGTCTGTATGTACGGGGTATACCGGTACAATAAAAGATTGGCGAAACAAATTAACAATCAAGCACTCATGGCTGCTGCCAAAGACAACTTTTCCGATGCCTTGGTCAGTATTGGAGCGGCGGTCGGCATTGTCGGCGCCCAGTTTGGGCTCCCTTGGCTGGATGTAGCTGCGGCCTTTGTGGTAGGCTTACTGATTTGTAAGACGGCATGGGATATTTTCAGGGATTCGACGTATCGTTTGACGGATGGATTTGACCAGGCTGAACTGAAGGATCTCCGCAGTGCGATTGGACGTACTCCGGGGGTAGAGGGCATCAAGGACGTAAAGGCAAGGGTTCACGGGAATCATGTTCTGGTGGATGTCGTCATTGAAGTTGATCCTCATTTAAGTATTATCGAAGGACACCGGATCAGCGATGAAATCGAGGAACGGCTCACCGATATGCATAACATTATGAACGTACATGTCCATGTGGAGCCGAAGGATCTGGATTTATTTGAGCCGGGAAGGCACAGCAATATGATGAAAAAATAG
- a CDS encoding ABC-F family ATP-binding cassette domain-containing protein, with product MISTSGVTLRYGKRALFEDVNIKFTPGNCYGLIGANGAGKSTFLKILSGEIEANMGEVHMTPGERMAVLKQNHFEYDEYPVLETVIMGHSRLYDIMKEKDALYAKADFTEADGLRAGELEGEFAELNGWDAEPDAAALLIGLGISRELHDKKMVELSGNEKVRVLLAQALFGRPNNLLLDEPTNHLDLESIQWLENFLMDYEGTVIVVSHDRHFLNKVCTHIADIDFGKIQMYVGNYDFWYESSKLALELQRDANKKKEEKIKELQAFIQRFSANASKSKQATSRKKQLDKITLDDLRPSNRKYPFLHFKPEREAGKQLLTVDRLSKSLEGEKVLDELSFVVNKGDKIALVGPNGLPKSTLFEVLMGRTEAEAGEYAWGVTTTQAYFPKDNSEYFDGVDLNLVEWLRQYSKDQDETFLRGFLGRMLFSGEEALKKASVLSGGEKVRCMLAKMMLNGANVLLLDEPTNHLDLESITALNNGLIDFDGTILFTSHDHQFIQTIANRIIEITPTGIIDKSMTYDEYLESDEVKGLREKMYPNGL from the coding sequence ATGATCAGTACAAGCGGCGTGACGCTCCGTTACGGAAAGCGCGCACTTTTTGAAGATGTAAATATAAAGTTTACACCGGGCAACTGCTACGGTCTGATCGGTGCCAACGGCGCCGGTAAATCGACATTTCTGAAGATTCTCTCCGGTGAAATCGAAGCCAATATGGGCGAAGTTCACATGACACCGGGCGAACGGATGGCGGTGCTGAAGCAGAACCATTTTGAATATGATGAATATCCGGTTCTGGAAACGGTTATTATGGGCCACAGTCGTCTGTATGACATCATGAAGGAAAAGGATGCTTTGTATGCCAAAGCGGACTTTACGGAAGCTGATGGACTTCGTGCCGGCGAGCTTGAAGGTGAATTTGCCGAGCTGAACGGCTGGGATGCGGAGCCGGACGCTGCTGCACTCCTGATTGGTCTGGGCATCTCGCGTGAACTGCATGATAAGAAAATGGTAGAGCTGAGCGGCAACGAGAAGGTCCGCGTGCTCCTGGCACAAGCCTTGTTCGGCCGTCCGAACAACCTGCTGCTTGACGAACCTACCAACCACTTGGATCTGGAATCGATTCAATGGCTGGAAAACTTCTTGATGGATTATGAAGGCACCGTTATTGTTGTATCCCATGACCGTCACTTCCTGAACAAGGTATGTACGCATATTGCGGATATCGACTTCGGCAAAATCCAGATGTACGTCGGCAACTATGACTTCTGGTATGAGTCCAGTAAGCTGGCTCTTGAACTTCAGCGGGACGCCAACAAGAAGAAAGAAGAGAAGATCAAGGAACTGCAGGCATTTATCCAGCGCTTCTCAGCCAATGCTTCCAAATCAAAGCAGGCTACTTCGCGTAAGAAGCAGCTCGATAAAATTACCCTGGATGATCTTCGTCCTTCGAACCGTAAATATCCGTTTCTTCACTTCAAACCAGAGCGTGAAGCTGGTAAGCAGCTGCTGACAGTGGACCGCCTGAGCAAATCGCTTGAAGGCGAAAAGGTACTGGATGAGCTAAGCTTCGTGGTGAACAAAGGTGATAAGATTGCCTTGGTTGGACCTAATGGTTTGCCGAAATCCACCTTGTTTGAAGTATTGATGGGTCGTACGGAAGCGGAAGCTGGTGAATACGCATGGGGCGTAACGACGACTCAGGCATATTTCCCGAAAGACAACTCCGAATATTTCGATGGGGTAGATCTGAACCTGGTCGAGTGGCTGCGTCAGTATTCCAAGGATCAGGATGAAACCTTCCTGCGCGGATTCCTGGGTCGCATGCTCTTCTCCGGGGAAGAAGCCCTGAAGAAAGCCAGTGTTCTCTCCGGGGGAGAGAAAGTGCGCTGCATGCTTGCCAAGATGATGCTGAATGGCGCTAACGTGCTGCTGCTTGACGAGCCGACGAACCATTTGGATCTGGAGTCGATTACGGCACTGAATAACGGATTGATCGACTTTGATGGAACGATTTTGTTCACATCGCATGACCATCAGTTCATTCAGACGATTGCCAACCGGATCATCGAGATTACGCCGACAGGCATCATTGATAAATCGATGACCTATGACGAGTATCTTGAGAGTGATGAGGTCAAAGGCCTGCGTGAAAAAATGTATCCGAACGGCCTGTAA
- a CDS encoding MBL fold metallo-hydrolase has product MPKIRYDNMDNVSTDHTLKQFKQWRQERKQKKKDYSYQVPNMPPELDYLHANRLDTSITWIGHSTFFIQYEGLNILTDPVWAKRMGFERRLGEPGIEISDVPPIDVILISHSHYDHMHMASIRQLYRAETTLIVPVGLRKKMIRKGFHNCHELKWWDHMVIRDVKISFVPTQHWTRRTPFDTNTSHWGGYILEPNHTVQHVSEGEQEPALLLPPNLYFAGDSGYFNGFKDIGNRYRIHVALMPIGAYEPEWFMTSQHVNPEEALQAFLDVKAETMIPMHYGTFRLADDTAQEALDRMEAERKRIGLDKERIKVMHYGETLRIHPERR; this is encoded by the coding sequence TTGCCCAAAATTCGCTATGATAATATGGACAATGTCAGTACGGATCACACGCTGAAACAGTTTAAGCAGTGGCGCCAGGAACGTAAACAGAAGAAAAAGGATTATTCCTACCAGGTACCTAACATGCCTCCCGAGCTCGATTATCTGCATGCGAACCGGCTGGATACGTCCATTACATGGATCGGACATTCGACGTTTTTTATTCAATATGAAGGCTTAAACATACTGACGGACCCGGTCTGGGCTAAACGGATGGGGTTTGAGCGCAGGCTGGGAGAACCGGGAATTGAAATAAGCGATGTACCGCCCATTGATGTTATTCTGATATCGCATTCCCATTATGATCATATGCATATGGCATCGATTCGTCAGTTGTACCGCGCGGAGACAACTCTTATCGTCCCGGTTGGGCTGCGAAAAAAAATGATCCGCAAGGGTTTCCACAACTGTCACGAGCTCAAGTGGTGGGATCATATGGTTATCCGGGATGTGAAAATATCCTTCGTGCCCACGCAGCACTGGACGCGGCGGACGCCGTTTGATACGAATACCTCGCACTGGGGCGGGTATATTCTTGAACCGAATCATACCGTGCAGCATGTCTCCGAAGGAGAACAAGAACCGGCGCTCCTGCTGCCGCCGAATCTTTATTTTGCGGGAGACAGCGGGTATTTTAACGGCTTTAAGGATATCGGAAACCGCTATCGCATTCATGTCGCGTTGATGCCCATCGGGGCATATGAACCGGAATGGTTCATGACATCGCAGCATGTGAACCCTGAAGAAGCGCTGCAGGCCTTTCTGGATGTGAAGGCGGAAACCATGATTCCGATGCACTATGGCACATTTCGTCTGGCAGATGATACCGCTCAGGAAGCGCTGGATCGGATGGAGGCGGAGCGGAAACGGATTGGGCTGGACAAGGAACGAATCAAGGTGATGCATTATGGGGAAACCCTGAGGATTCACCCCGAGCGCCGCTAG
- a CDS encoding cytochrome d ubiquinol oxidase subunit II, which yields MSYEIVGITVLWIFLFGYIIVASIDFGSGFFSFYSVVLGHENKVHNIIQRYLSPVWEVTNVFLVFFYIGLIGFFPDVAYYYGTALLVPGSLVIVLVAVRGVYYAFNTYGSSKENNKVYMALYGATGILIPAALSTILAISEGGIISVREGKVVISWTDFFTNPYTWSVILLALVSVLYISAMFLSFYAKKSGDEEAFEILRRYALAWSGPTIAASLLAFFEINRQNPEHFQGMLNHAWMFVASFLCFLIAMYLIWSKKHLGWSFILVMLQFAFAWFGYGSSHLPYVLYKQINIYENFTNDTMAIALITAFVLGLIVLVPSLILILRLFLFDAKYVRGSSAKKG from the coding sequence ATGAGCTACGAAATCGTGGGCATCACCGTATTGTGGATTTTTTTGTTCGGGTATATTATCGTGGCTTCAATTGACTTCGGCTCGGGATTTTTCAGCTTCTACAGCGTCGTACTCGGGCATGAGAACAAGGTGCACAACATCATTCAGCGCTATCTATCACCGGTATGGGAGGTCACGAACGTCTTTCTGGTATTCTTTTATATCGGACTGATCGGGTTTTTTCCGGATGTGGCATATTACTATGGTACGGCTCTCCTTGTTCCCGGAAGTCTTGTGATTGTTCTGGTGGCTGTCCGTGGGGTGTACTATGCCTTCAATACCTATGGCAGCAGCAAGGAGAATAACAAAGTCTATATGGCTCTATATGGAGCAACGGGTATTTTGATTCCGGCGGCTTTGTCGACGATCCTGGCGATTTCCGAAGGTGGTATCATTTCGGTCCGGGAAGGTAAGGTGGTGATCAGTTGGACTGATTTTTTCACGAATCCGTATACCTGGTCCGTTATTCTGTTGGCGCTTGTCAGCGTGCTGTACATATCCGCCATGTTTCTCAGCTTTTATGCGAAGAAAAGCGGGGATGAGGAAGCCTTTGAAATTTTACGCAGATATGCTCTCGCCTGGAGCGGCCCCACGATTGCAGCCTCGCTGCTGGCCTTTTTTGAGATCAACCGGCAAAATCCGGAGCATTTTCAAGGCATGCTGAATCATGCGTGGATGTTTGTGGCATCGTTCCTCTGCTTCCTGATCGCTATGTATCTGATATGGAGCAAAAAGCATCTGGGTTGGTCTTTTATCCTGGTTATGCTGCAGTTTGCGTTCGCCTGGTTCGGCTACGGCAGTTCCCATCTGCCTTATGTTTTGTACAAGCAGATCAACATTTACGAGAATTTCACGAATGATACGATGGCGATCGCGCTGATTACCGCTTTTGTCCTCGGGCTAATTGTGCTTGTCCCTTCGCTGATTTTGATCCTGCGGCTCTTTCTGTTTGATGCCAAATACGTCCGCGGAAGCTCCGCCAAGAAAGGATGA